A portion of the Myxococcales bacterium genome contains these proteins:
- a CDS encoding peptidoglycan DD-metalloendopeptidase family protein, with protein sequence MARLTRSLALLCLACLGLAALGCAGPQSPPGTSRGVFYTVRPGDNLYRIGKRFGVPVKVLVRANRIGDVTELAVGQRLYIPARVRSAKAAPAPRSTRSISRSELRRRVREEVRRNSKLSFAWPLPRSKLTSHFGLRKGRPHEGIDLASRQGTPIRAAESGKVIHAGRLGAYGKVVILKHAGNYRSVYAHARRLLVRKGQFVERSQKIAEVGMTGRTSGPHLHFEIRRKDVPKDPMFYLP encoded by the coding sequence TTGGCAAGGCTAACGCGATCACTAGCGCTGCTCTGCCTTGCGTGCCTGGGGCTCGCTGCCCTGGGATGTGCTGGTCCTCAGTCTCCGCCGGGTACTTCCAGGGGCGTCTTCTACACAGTCAGGCCGGGTGACAATCTCTACCGCATCGGGAAGAGATTTGGGGTGCCGGTCAAGGTGTTGGTCCGGGCCAATCGTATTGGCGACGTCACAGAACTAGCTGTCGGTCAACGGCTTTACATTCCCGCGAGGGTGCGAAGCGCCAAGGCAGCCCCAGCGCCCCGGTCGACACGCAGCATCTCTCGTTCCGAGTTGCGGCGCCGGGTCCGAGAAGAGGTCCGGCGCAACTCCAAATTGAGCTTCGCTTGGCCGTTGCCGCGCAGCAAGCTGACTTCGCACTTTGGTCTGCGCAAGGGTCGGCCTCACGAGGGAATCGATCTGGCGTCGAGACAGGGCACTCCAATTCGGGCGGCCGAATCGGGCAAGGTGATCCACGCGGGGAGACTCGGGGCTTACGGGAAGGTGGTGATCCTCAAACACGCGGGCAACTACCGCAGTGTTTACGCCCACGCGCGCCGGTTGCTCGTGCGCAAGGGACAGTTCGTCGAACGATCGCAGAAAATCGCCGAGGTAGGGATGACCGGGCGGACCTCGGGCCCGCATTTGCACTTCGAGATCAGGCGCAAAGATGTCCCGAAGGACCCGATGTTCTATCTACCCTAG